From a single Chloracidobacterium sp. genomic region:
- a CDS encoding Uma2 family endonuclease: MSAVSQPVPAAYSLAEYFALELASDKRHEYWHGQIVCMSGGSAAQAQIIMNILEALLVGLRSGECRPRTADLAVRNPLADRAGQPPYVYPDASVFCGAPQLEKVRGMDTLVNPTLVVEVLSATTAERDLGDKLAVYQAIPSLRHYLAVDAESPRMWHWHRVAEGDAWQEETYNDPATVIRLEALGMALAWREVYAGVF, translated from the coding sequence ATGTCGGCTGTTTCACAACCCGTACCGGCGGCGTACTCGCTTGCGGAGTACTTCGCGTTGGAGCTGGCCTCCGACAAGCGGCACGAATACTGGCACGGTCAAATCGTCTGCATGTCGGGTGGGAGCGCCGCGCAAGCTCAGATCATTATGAATATTCTGGAGGCGTTGCTCGTTGGGCTGCGCAGCGGCGAGTGTCGTCCGCGCACCGCCGACTTGGCGGTACGCAACCCGCTGGCTGACCGGGCTGGACAGCCGCCTTATGTTTATCCCGACGCGAGCGTGTTCTGCGGAGCGCCGCAGTTGGAGAAGGTGCGGGGGATGGATACGCTGGTCAACCCGACGCTGGTGGTGGAGGTACTTTCGGCGACGACGGCCGAGCGCGACCTTGGAGACAAGCTCGCCGTCTATCAGGCCATTCCCAGCTTGCGGCACTACCTTGCGGTGGATGCAGAGTCGCCGCGCATGTGGCACTGGCATCGGGTCGCGGAAGGCGACGCATGGCAGGAAGAGACATACAATGACCCGGCAACCGTGATTCGGTTGGAGGCGCTGGGGATGGCGTTGGCGTGGCGCGAGGTGTACGCCGGCGTGTTTTGA